One genomic segment of Acinetobacter oleivorans DR1 includes these proteins:
- a CDS encoding MarR family winged helix-turn-helix transcriptional regulator: MLDHLEQFLPNKEPSSIQNFPFFWVSQVNGKYSQLIEKSIKKLGIDNTRRKIILSTNALGEASITDIANLSTLKLTTATKAVYRLVEDGIVEVYSSTTDERISMVKLTAKGVELVEQINQISVVTLAGILNAFSEDELHNLNHQLKKLFDLMPSS; this comes from the coding sequence ATGCTTGATCATTTAGAACAATTTCTTCCTAATAAAGAACCGTCGAGTATTCAAAACTTCCCTTTTTTTTGGGTTTCCCAAGTGAATGGAAAATATTCACAACTCATTGAAAAATCAATAAAAAAACTAGGTATTGATAATACACGCCGTAAAATCATTTTAAGTACTAATGCTTTGGGTGAAGCCAGTATTACCGATATCGCTAATCTTTCTACCTTAAAGTTAACTACGGCAACAAAAGCTGTATATCGCTTAGTAGAAGATGGAATTGTCGAGGTCTACTCTTCTACCACCGATGAACGCATCTCGATGGTGAAATTAACGGCCAAAGGTGTTGAGTTGGTTGAACAGATTAATCAAATTAGTGTGGTTACCTTGGCAGGCATCCTGAATGCTTTTTCAGAAGATGAGCTTCACAATTTAAATCACCAGTTAAAAAAATTATTTGACCTCATGCCATCAAGTTGA
- a CDS encoding amidase produces MNIVSQSVHKGSGKLKVMVKDTIDIQGLKTIAGSRALLNVEPAQDDAEVVKNILKADCEIIAKTNLHELAFGITGINHAFGTPINPKYSELIPGGSSSGSAAAVAAKQADFTLGTDTGGSIRMPAACCGVFGLKPTFGRVSRKGVYPPSSSLDCVGPFANSVEMIEKAMQIIDPTFKPTEFTRTPKIAVLDVKADEVVWNCIHQALQKANLQSTSEKVEHFEAAYDAGMQIINYENWQAFGELTQTGLIGSDVNGRLLKAAHTTLEQVKQAEVVKAQLTQELDALLEKYDALVLPTLPQIPPKVSEAENTVAFLNLTGLVRPFNLSGHPVISVPLETSEGLPVGLQIVSKHQKDEQLCAIAKFCVDAMQ; encoded by the coding sequence ATGAATATTGTTAGCCAAAGCGTGCACAAAGGAAGTGGCAAGCTCAAGGTGATGGTCAAGGACACAATTGATATTCAAGGTCTAAAAACTATTGCTGGTAGTCGAGCTTTATTAAATGTTGAACCTGCTCAAGATGATGCTGAGGTGGTTAAAAACATTTTAAAAGCTGACTGTGAAATTATTGCCAAAACAAATTTGCACGAATTGGCTTTTGGTATTACAGGCATTAACCATGCTTTTGGTACACCCATCAACCCTAAATATTCTGAACTTATTCCAGGCGGATCTTCGAGTGGTTCGGCTGCGGCAGTTGCTGCTAAACAAGCTGACTTTACTTTAGGTACAGACACGGGCGGCTCTATCCGTATGCCCGCTGCGTGCTGCGGAGTTTTTGGTTTAAAACCAACTTTTGGTCGTGTCAGCAGAAAAGGCGTATATCCGCCGTCGAGTTCTTTAGATTGCGTTGGTCCTTTTGCAAATTCAGTCGAGATGATTGAAAAGGCCATGCAAATTATTGATCCAACTTTCAAACCAACTGAATTTACTCGTACACCAAAAATTGCGGTTTTAGATGTCAAAGCAGATGAGGTTGTTTGGAACTGTATCCATCAAGCACTTCAAAAAGCCAATTTACAGTCCACTTCAGAAAAAGTTGAACATTTTGAAGCTGCTTATGATGCAGGCATGCAGATTATTAATTATGAAAATTGGCAAGCTTTTGGTGAATTAACCCAAACTGGCTTAATTGGTTCTGATGTAAATGGTCGTTTATTAAAAGCGGCACACACCACTTTAGAGCAAGTAAAACAAGCGGAAGTTGTGAAAGCGCAGCTCACCCAAGAACTCGATGCTTTATTAGAAAAATATGATGCATTGGTTTTACCGACACTTCCGCAAATTCCACCAAAAGTTTCTGAAGCTGAAAACACGGTTGCTTTTTTGAATCTTACCGGTTTAGTTCGACCATTTAATTTATCAGGACATCCCGTTATTTCAGTGCCACTTGAAACCAGTGAAGGTTTACCTGTGGGCTTACAGATCGTATCGAAGCATCAAAAAGATGAGCAATTATGCGCTATAGCTAAATTTTGTGTTGATGCAATGCAATAA
- a CDS encoding acyl-CoA dehydrogenase family protein has translation MEFASQDKAVDLDALCQEIRERACAGEFDNQAYVSQDIIEKLKQIGVYRALVPKRFGGEEWSPRQFCELIETLSKADGSVGWVASFGMSPAYLGSLPEDTLKELYQNGPDVVFAGGIFPPQPAEITDEGVVVRGRWKFSSGCMGADIVGVGISPLKNNEMQGLPRMAVMPAKKAKIEMTWDTVGLKGTGSHDLVVEDVLVEKKWTFVRGEPSKLNEPFFKYPSLSLATQVLTVVGIGVAAAALEEFEKLAPGKASITGGSEIANRPVTQYEFAQADAEFQAAKSWFYQTMDIVWNEIITGREATTEQISDMRLACTHAARVCAKVTRKMQMLAGMTAIYTNNPFSRFVNDTNVVTQHAFMGDATLQNAGSISFGLKPTPGYL, from the coding sequence ATGGAGTTTGCTTCTCAAGACAAAGCAGTTGACTTAGATGCTTTGTGTCAAGAAATTCGTGAGCGTGCCTGTGCAGGTGAGTTTGATAATCAGGCCTATGTGAGCCAAGACATTATCGAAAAGCTTAAGCAAATCGGTGTTTACCGTGCATTGGTTCCGAAACGTTTTGGCGGGGAAGAATGGTCACCACGTCAGTTTTGCGAATTGATTGAAACTTTATCTAAAGCTGATGGTTCAGTCGGTTGGGTGGCAAGTTTCGGTATGAGCCCTGCGTATTTAGGAAGTTTGCCTGAAGATACACTGAAAGAATTGTACCAAAACGGGCCTGATGTGGTGTTTGCTGGAGGTATTTTCCCACCACAACCTGCCGAAATTACCGATGAAGGTGTCGTAGTTCGTGGACGTTGGAAATTCTCAAGTGGCTGTATGGGAGCTGACATTGTTGGCGTGGGAATTTCACCGCTTAAAAATAATGAAATGCAGGGCTTACCACGCATGGCAGTGATGCCTGCCAAAAAAGCCAAAATTGAAATGACATGGGACACCGTTGGCCTAAAAGGTACAGGAAGCCATGATTTAGTGGTCGAAGATGTATTGGTTGAAAAGAAATGGACTTTTGTCCGTGGTGAACCTTCAAAACTAAACGAGCCATTTTTTAAATATCCGTCATTGTCTTTAGCGACTCAAGTATTAACCGTGGTGGGTATTGGTGTTGCAGCTGCCGCATTAGAAGAATTTGAAAAATTAGCTCCGGGTAAAGCATCGATTACAGGTGGGTCAGAAATTGCCAACCGTCCAGTGACTCAATATGAGTTCGCTCAAGCTGATGCAGAGTTTCAAGCGGCAAAGTCATGGTTTTATCAAACCATGGATATTGTTTGGAATGAAATTATTACTGGGCGTGAAGCAACTACTGAACAAATTAGCGATATGCGTCTGGCATGTACCCATGCAGCGCGAGTTTGCGCCAAAGTGACCCGAAAAATGCAAATGCTCGCGGGTATGACAGCAATCTATACCAACAATCCATTTAGCCGTTTTGTGAATGACACCAACGTGGTGACCCAGCATGCCTTTATGGGTGATGCGACTTTACAAAATGCAGGCTCAATCAGTTTCGGGTTAAAGCCAACCCCAGGTTATTTATAA
- a CDS encoding nuclear transport factor 2 family protein, with the protein MVMNDKVNFAEIIERLEQLEAHNAIRNCLNRYMEICDELNANTDLNELMNLFDQDCIWEGVGEKYAKSFGRYDSWQSIYDMFKSYTQKESHFVMNAHFVNSEQIYVNQNDAKASWLMLQTSTFQDGRSHLNAAKLNVKFQKQADGTWKIKHFQTQNIFSRPVSHWHSEAELPVPSEE; encoded by the coding sequence ATGGTAATGAATGACAAAGTGAATTTTGCAGAAATCATAGAGCGACTAGAACAGTTAGAAGCGCACAACGCCATTCGTAACTGCCTGAACCGTTATATGGAAATCTGCGACGAGCTCAATGCAAATACAGACCTTAACGAGCTGATGAATCTTTTTGATCAAGACTGTATTTGGGAAGGTGTTGGTGAGAAATATGCCAAATCCTTTGGCCGTTATGATTCTTGGCAGTCGATTTACGACATGTTTAAAAGCTATACCCAAAAAGAATCTCACTTTGTTATGAATGCACACTTTGTAAATTCAGAACAAATTTATGTAAATCAAAATGATGCAAAAGCTTCATGGCTGATGTTGCAGACTTCAACGTTTCAAGATGGCCGTAGTCATTTAAATGCAGCAAAGCTCAATGTGAAGTTTCAAAAGCAAGCAGATGGAACATGGAAAATTAAACATTTCCAAACACAGAATATTTTCAGTCGTCCCGTATCGCATTGGCACAGTGAAGCCGAACTGCCGGTACCTTCCGAGGAATGA